A segment of the Manis javanica isolate MJ-LG chromosome 10, MJ_LKY, whole genome shotgun sequence genome:
CCCTCTGGTATAGTTTACTACCCCATGTCTTCCATAGTGGTGCAGGGAGGCATAAATATTCTTAGCCTCTGGTTAttataaaaaacaacaaatacctCTTCTCTATTCAAACCTGCAAATATAGCagaaataacaatattaatttaaaaatctgtttaaaattaGAACAGGATAGAAAAGTAGACTTTTCTGCATCACTTGTCAAAGTTCATCAGTATGACCCTCAGTCTCCtccaagactttttaaaaagtgaatctaGGACTTGTTTGAAAGTCCTATGAAAATAATGCAAGGATTgctaaaaaagtaataaaatattgcCATGTCCTATCACATTGTTTCTCAAATGGTACAGATTTAGGTGATACACTAAtgggtatttttaatttcaaagttaTATATTTACTTTGATGGCAATTAGAACAAATATAATTAGCATATGAAACTTGTAATTTACACAAATAGTAATTCCTAGGACAAGGTTAAAAATTCTGagtccttttaaagaaaaatattaagtaaacacTATGGTTAAAAACTGTAATATTGAGAAATAGTGCTCTTTTCTGATTATTCAAGTTTAGTGACTGGTTACACTATATTGCTGCCTTGATTAACCAATGCTTGTatcatttaaaaactttataccataaaactcacagatgAATAATTATAGGTTATTGCCTATAGTATTAAAAACAGTTTTGTATCAGATTTGGAATGTGATTCCTAATATAATcttgttaataaaatattttcactattTAAACACTTTCCTAGAATATAATATGATACTAGTATAAGGTCTAAATTGTTTGGCTTCTATGCATTAAAAGTTTGATAAACTTCCTCTATGCTATGAATAATTTGATATTGAATGGAATGGAAAGGTCTTATCAAAAAGTTtcctatatttatatattcatacgATTTCCCCCCCATGAGTTACATGCTGCTGAGTAAGTGAAGGATTGTGGCTTAAggttttttcacatttattatatTCACATAATTTCTCCCGGGTATGGATTTTCCTATGTTGATTAAGGTGTGCACTCTGGCTAAAGGCTTTCTCACATTCATTGCATTtataaggtttctctcctgtatgagtTCTCTCATGCTGATTAAGATGTGTCCTCTGGCTAAAGGCTTTCCCACAAAAActacattcataaggtttctctccagtatgaagcCTGTGATGTTCAGTAAGGGATGTAATACGGCTAAAGGCTTTATCACATTGTTTACACTTATAGggcttctctccagtatgaattcttaCATGTTGGGTAAAGGATGAATGTTGACGAAAAGctttcccacattcattgcaTATAAAAGGTTTTTCTCCTGTGTGAATTCGCTGATGTTGAATAAGATGTATCCTCTGGCTGAATCTTTTCCCACATTCATCACATTTATAGGGCTTCTCTCCTGTAAGGACTACCTGAGGTTGAGCAAGAGATGAGTTATGGccaaaggccttcccacattcacTGGGTTTCTCTTCAGTATGAATATGATTAGTAAGAAAAATATGTTGATTGAAGATTTTTCCACACTCATTATATACATAAGGATTCTCTCTTACATACTTTCCCTGATAGTAAATCAAGCCtgaattatttttgatgctatttccTTGTGTATCAGAATTAAGAGGTATTTTAATTGAAGGAATTCTTTGATGCATAATAAGGTTTGAATTTAGATTACAGTTTCCCCCAAATCTAATACATTCAAGGCTTTCCACCTGTGTGATATTTTTGTGGGTAAAAGATACCTGTCCTAAATGTCtctgtttgttttcttggttATATTCTAACTGGTAATCAAAATCCCAGAGTCTTCCTAAGATGGAGTACCAGAAACTGTCTCCTGTTAGTTTCTCCATTATCATGTCATGGGTTTgattttcatcagaaatattCTGGTTTGGAGTTGATTTTTTGATTTCAGGTCTAGTATCCCCATCTAAAAGAAATTcagaatatacaaatattttgcaGTATTCTCtaagttttgaaaaagaaattgctGCACAATGAATTACCTAGTGAAACAGCAATAATGTAGACAAGGCATATGTGAcattgaaagttttaaaatacagcCATGTAACAGAAAGACTATAAAAGGATGACAAGAAGCAGTGAACagggaagaattttaaaatgtgtggcaattataaaaagaagagaTTATCCAGGAGTATTCACggttcaaaggaaaaggaaaggagaataaCAAATATCAGAAA
Coding sequences within it:
- the MRPS17 gene encoding small ribosomal subunit protein uS17m isoform X2 — its product is MLENYRNLVALGHQLYKPEVITQLEQEEQWMIERGNSVDTHPDGDTRPEIKKSTPNQNISDENQTHDMIMEKLTGDSFWYSILGRLWDFDYQLEYNQENKQRHLGQVSFTHKNITQVESLECIRFGGNCNLNSNLIMHQRIPSIKIPLNSDTQGNSIKNNSGLIYYQGKYVRENPYVYNECGKIFNQHIFLTNHIHTEEKPSECGKAFGHNSSLAQPQVVLTGEKPYKCDECGKRFSQRIHLIQHQRIHTGEKPFICNECGKAFRQHSSFTQHVRIHTGEKPYKCKQCDKAFSRITSLTEHHRLHTGEKPYECSFCGKAFSQRTHLNQHERTHTGEKPYKCNECEKAFSQSAHLNQHRKIHTREKLCEYNKCEKTLSHNPSLTQQHVTHGGEIV
- the MRPS17 gene encoding small ribosomal subunit protein uS17m isoform X1 — encoded protein: MGSCGGVRGRSRLERPLSVEAVMPSQNAVLPWKGNTEDKETNDGSQMVRFQESLTFQDVAVDFTREEWDQLYPAQKNLYRDVMLENYRNLVALGHQLYKPEVITQLEQEEQWMIERGNSVDTHPDGDTRPEIKKSTPNQNISDENQTHDMIMEKLTGDSFWYSILGRLWDFDYQLEYNQENKQRHLGQVSFTHKNITQVESLECIRFGGNCNLNSNLIMHQRIPSIKIPLNSDTQGNSIKNNSGLIYYQGKYVRENPYVYNECGKIFNQHIFLTNHIHTEEKPSECGKAFGHNSSLAQPQVVLTGEKPYKCDECGKRFSQRIHLIQHQRIHTGEKPFICNECGKAFRQHSSFTQHVRIHTGEKPYKCKQCDKAFSRITSLTEHHRLHTGEKPYECSFCGKAFSQRTHLNQHERTHTGEKPYKCNECEKAFSQSAHLNQHRKIHTREKLCEYNKCEKTLSHNPSLTQQHVTHGGEIV